The following coding sequences lie in one Rutidosis leptorrhynchoides isolate AG116_Rl617_1_P2 chromosome 4, CSIRO_AGI_Rlap_v1, whole genome shotgun sequence genomic window:
- the LOC139839439 gene encoding glucan endo-1,3-beta-glucosidase-like: MESKLVILALLVIAVLNVTDAQSVGVCYGRNGDGLPSQQDVVKLYQNNGITRMRIYDPDQATLQALKGTNIELMLGVPNDALQSLNDQNTANTWVNDNVVNYPDVKFRYIAVGNEVDPNNENSKYVNFLFPALQNVHNAIKSANLDNQIKVSTATYTGLLDKSSPPSSGVFKDNVKGFIGPIINYLAQNNLPMLANIYPYFGYLGDPNKNLPYALFTAPGTVVNDNGRMYSNLFDAQLDAHYAAQAPLGGGNVEIVVSESGWPSAGGDGATLDNAGTYYNNLIRHVKGTSGTPLKPGRSIETYLFAMFDENKKTGDETEKHFGIFSPNQQAKYQLNFT, translated from the exons ATGGAATCAAAACTTGTAATACTTGCTCTTCTAGTTATAGCTGTTCTCAATGTCACAG ATGCACAATCGGTTGGCGTGTGCTACGGGCGAAATGGTGATGGTTTGCCCTCGCAACAAGACGTGGTAAAGCTTTACCAAAACAACGGCATAACAAGGATGCGAATCTACGATCCAGATCAAGCAACTCTCCAAGCACTCAAAGGAACCAACATCGAACTCATGCTTGGTGTTCCTAACGACGCCTTACAATCCCTTAACGATCAAAACACCGCAAACACTTGGGTTAACGACAACGTCGTCAACTACCCCGACGTCAAGTTTAGATACATTGCCGTTGGAAATGAAGTTGACCCAAATAACGAAAATAGTAAATATGTAAATTTTCTATTTCCGGCGTTACAAAATGTTCACAACGCAATTAAATCCGCAAACCTAGACAACCAAATTAAAGTCTCAACCGCAACCTACACTGGTCTCTTAGACAAATCGTCTCCACCAAGCAGTGGCGTTTTTAAAGATAATGTAAAGGGGTTTATTGGGCCGATAATTAATTATCTAGCCCAAAATAATTTACCTATGCTTGCTAACATTTACCCGTATTTTGGTTACCTTGGTGACCCGAATAAGAATCTTCCGTACGCGTTGTTTACTGCACCAGGAACTGTTGTGAACGATAATGGTCGAATGTATTCTAACTTATTTGATGCGCAATTAGATGCTCATTACGCAGCTCAAGCGCCACTTGGCGGGGGAAATGTGGAAATTGTTGTGTCGGAAAGCGGATGGCCTTCAGCTGGTGGTGATGGAGCGACGTTAGATAACGCTGGAACTTATTATAACAATTTGATTCGACATGTTAAAGGGACATCAGGGACGCCGTTGAAGCCAGGAAGATCGATAGAGACGTATTTGTTTGCGATGTTCGATGAAAACAAAAAAACCGGAGATGAAACAGAGAAACATTTCGGGATTTTTTCGCCTAATCAACAAGCTAAGTACCAGTTGAACTTCACTTAG